From a region of the Heliangelus exortis chromosome 19, bHelExo1.hap1, whole genome shotgun sequence genome:
- the CRYBB3 gene encoding beta-crystallin B3 isoform X1 — protein sequence METWTPPGICSCCLWGQPPQLSSLSPRQLHLCYFILVPLEADTSRRADAVLTSSNLGFPGTMTEQQSPPEQMATGEGTGERGGTYKITIYELENFQGKKCELTEELPNITEKELEKVGSIQVESGPWLGFERQAFSGEQFVLEKGDYPRWDSWSNSHNSDSLMSIRPLQIDSPEHKIHLFENAGYTGRKMEIVDDDVPSLWAHGFQDRVASVRALNGT from the exons ATGGAGACCTGGACACCCCCGGggatctgcagctgctgcctttggggACAACCAcctcagctctcctccctgtccccacgCCAGCTTCAtctttgctattttattttagtgcCTTTAGAGGCTGACACCTCCCGTAGAGCTGATGCTGTTTTAACCTCCTCCAATTTGGGTTTTCCAGGCACCATGACCGAGCAGCAAAGTCCCCCCGAGCAGATGGCGACTGGGGAGGGCACTGGCGAGCGAGGTGGCACTTACAAG ATCACCATCTATGAGCTGGAGAACTTCCAGGGGAAGAAGTGTGAGCTGACTGAGGAGCTCCCCAACATCActgagaaggagctggagaaggtggGCTCCATCCAGGTGGAGTCTGGCCC GTGGTTGGGATTCGAGAGGCAAGCATTCTCTGGGGAGCAGTTTGTGCTGGAGAAGGGGGATTACCCACGCTGGGACTCCTGGTCCAACAGCCACAACAGTGACAGCCTGATGTCCATCCGGCCCCTCCAGATC gACAGCCCCGAGCACAAGATTCACCTCTTTGAGAACGCGGGCTACACCGGGAGGAAGATGGAGATCGTGGATGATGATGTCCCCAGCCTCTGGGCTCATGGCTTCCAGGACCGTGTGGCCAGTGTCAGGGCCCTGAATGGAACGTAA
- the CRYBB2 gene encoding beta-crystallin B2 isoform X2: MLQQDHHLGSSTSLERQWTTQLMMASEHQMPASKQQQAGSKIAIFEQENFQGRCHELSGACPNLKEAGVEKVGSILVHSGPWVGYEQASCKGEQFVFEKGEYPRWDSWTNSRRSDSITSLRPIKVDSQEHKIVLYENPSFTGKKIEIIDDDVPSFHAHGYQEKVSSVRVQSGTWVGYQYPGYRGYQYLFEKGDYKDSSDFGAQHPQIQSVRRIRDMQWHQRGAYHPTN; encoded by the exons atgctgcagcaggaccATCACCTGGGCTCCTCCACAAGCCTGGAGAG ACAGTGGACAACCCAGCTGATGATGGCTTCCGAGCACCAGATGCCAGCCTccaagcagcagcaagcaggcTCCAAG ATTGCAATCTTTGAGCAGGAGAACTTCCAGGGTCGGTGCCATGAGCTGAGTGGGGCCTGCCCCAACCTGAAGGAAGCTGGAGTGGAGAAAGTGGGCTCCATCCTCGTGCATTCTGGACC CTGGGTGGGCTACGAGCAGGCAAGCTGCAAAGGGGAGCAGTTTGTGTTTGAGAAGGGGGAATACCCCCGCTGGGACTCCTGGACCAACAGCCGGAGAAGCGACAGCATCACTTCCCTGAGACCCATCAAAGTG gacagccaggagcACAAGATCGTGCTGTACGAAAACCCCAGCTTCACCGGCAAGAAGATCGAGATCATCGACGACGATGTCCCCAGCTTCCACGCACACGGCTACCAGGAGAAGGTCTCATCCGTGCGGGTGCAGAGCGGCAC GTGGGTGGGCTACCAGTACCCCGGCTACCGGGGCTACCAGTACCTGTTTGAGAAGGGGGACTACAAGGACAGCTCAGACTTcggggctcagcacccccagatccAGTCGGTCAGGCGCATTCGGGACATGCAGTGGCACCAGCGCGGCGCCTACCACCCCACCAACTAG
- the CRYBB3 gene encoding beta-crystallin B3 isoform X2: MTEQQSPPEQMATGEGTGERGGTYKITIYELENFQGKKCELTEELPNITEKELEKVGSIQVESGPWLGFERQAFSGEQFVLEKGDYPRWDSWSNSHNSDSLMSIRPLQIDSPEHKIHLFENAGYTGRKMEIVDDDVPSLWAHGFQDRVASVRALNGTWVGYEYPGYRGRQHVFEKGEYRHWNEWDANHPLLQSLRRVRDQQWHQRGCFQNS; encoded by the exons ATGACCGAGCAGCAAAGTCCCCCCGAGCAGATGGCGACTGGGGAGGGCACTGGCGAGCGAGGTGGCACTTACAAG ATCACCATCTATGAGCTGGAGAACTTCCAGGGGAAGAAGTGTGAGCTGACTGAGGAGCTCCCCAACATCActgagaaggagctggagaaggtggGCTCCATCCAGGTGGAGTCTGGCCC GTGGTTGGGATTCGAGAGGCAAGCATTCTCTGGGGAGCAGTTTGTGCTGGAGAAGGGGGATTACCCACGCTGGGACTCCTGGTCCAACAGCCACAACAGTGACAGCCTGATGTCCATCCGGCCCCTCCAGATC gACAGCCCCGAGCACAAGATTCACCTCTTTGAGAACGCGGGCTACACCGGGAGGAAGATGGAGATCGTGGATGATGATGTCCCCAGCCTCTGGGCTCATGGCTTCCAGGACCGTGTGGCCAGTGTCAGGGCCCTGAATGGAAC GTGGGTGGGCTACGAGTACCCGGGGTACCGGGGCCGGCAGCACGTCTTTGAGAAGGGGGAGTACCGGCACTGGAACGAGTGGGACGCCAACCACCCCCTCCTGCAGTCCCTGCGCCGGGTGCGGGACCAGCAGTGGCACCAGCGGGGATGCTTCCAGAACAGCTGA
- the CRYBB2 gene encoding beta-crystallin B2 isoform X4 — MMASEHQMPASKQQQAGSKIAIFEQENFQGRCHELSGACPNLKEAGVEKVGSILVHSGPWVGYEQASCKGEQFVFEKGEYPRWDSWTNSRRSDSITSLRPIKVDSQEHKIVLYENPSFTGKKIEIIDDDVPSFHAHGYQEKVSSVRVQSGTWVGYQYPGYRGYQYLFEKGDYKDSSDFGAQHPQIQSVRRIRDMQWHQRGAYHPTN, encoded by the exons ATGATGGCTTCCGAGCACCAGATGCCAGCCTccaagcagcagcaagcaggcTCCAAG ATTGCAATCTTTGAGCAGGAGAACTTCCAGGGTCGGTGCCATGAGCTGAGTGGGGCCTGCCCCAACCTGAAGGAAGCTGGAGTGGAGAAAGTGGGCTCCATCCTCGTGCATTCTGGACC CTGGGTGGGCTACGAGCAGGCAAGCTGCAAAGGGGAGCAGTTTGTGTTTGAGAAGGGGGAATACCCCCGCTGGGACTCCTGGACCAACAGCCGGAGAAGCGACAGCATCACTTCCCTGAGACCCATCAAAGTG gacagccaggagcACAAGATCGTGCTGTACGAAAACCCCAGCTTCACCGGCAAGAAGATCGAGATCATCGACGACGATGTCCCCAGCTTCCACGCACACGGCTACCAGGAGAAGGTCTCATCCGTGCGGGTGCAGAGCGGCAC GTGGGTGGGCTACCAGTACCCCGGCTACCGGGGCTACCAGTACCTGTTTGAGAAGGGGGACTACAAGGACAGCTCAGACTTcggggctcagcacccccagatccAGTCGGTCAGGCGCATTCGGGACATGCAGTGGCACCAGCGCGGCGCCTACCACCCCACCAACTAG
- the CRYBB2 gene encoding beta-crystallin B2 isoform X3, with protein MMASEHQMPASKQQQAGSKIAIFEQENFQGRCHELSGACPNLKEAGVEKVGSILVHSGPWVGYEQASCKGEQFVFEKGEYPRWDSWTNSRRSDSITSLRPIKVVRAPRQPLPTRQTKDSQEHKIVLYENPSFTGKKIEIIDDDVPSFHAHGYQEKVSSVRVQSGTWVGYQYPGYRGYQYLFEKGDYKDSSDFGAQHPQIQSVRRIRDMQWHQRGAYHPTN; from the exons ATGATGGCTTCCGAGCACCAGATGCCAGCCTccaagcagcagcaagcaggcTCCAAG ATTGCAATCTTTGAGCAGGAGAACTTCCAGGGTCGGTGCCATGAGCTGAGTGGGGCCTGCCCCAACCTGAAGGAAGCTGGAGTGGAGAAAGTGGGCTCCATCCTCGTGCATTCTGGACC CTGGGTGGGCTACGAGCAGGCAAGCTGCAAAGGGGAGCAGTTTGTGTTTGAGAAGGGGGAATACCCCCGCTGGGACTCCTGGACCAACAGCCGGAGAAGCGACAGCATCACTTCCCTGAGACCCATCAAAGTGGTGAGAGCACCCAGACAGCCACTACCCACCCGCCAGACCAAG gacagccaggagcACAAGATCGTGCTGTACGAAAACCCCAGCTTCACCGGCAAGAAGATCGAGATCATCGACGACGATGTCCCCAGCTTCCACGCACACGGCTACCAGGAGAAGGTCTCATCCGTGCGGGTGCAGAGCGGCAC GTGGGTGGGCTACCAGTACCCCGGCTACCGGGGCTACCAGTACCTGTTTGAGAAGGGGGACTACAAGGACAGCTCAGACTTcggggctcagcacccccagatccAGTCGGTCAGGCGCATTCGGGACATGCAGTGGCACCAGCGCGGCGCCTACCACCCCACCAACTAG
- the CRYBB2 gene encoding beta-crystallin B2 isoform X1, with protein sequence MLQQDHHLGSSTSLERQWTTQLMMASEHQMPASKQQQAGSKIAIFEQENFQGRCHELSGACPNLKEAGVEKVGSILVHSGPWVGYEQASCKGEQFVFEKGEYPRWDSWTNSRRSDSITSLRPIKVVRAPRQPLPTRQTKDSQEHKIVLYENPSFTGKKIEIIDDDVPSFHAHGYQEKVSSVRVQSGTWVGYQYPGYRGYQYLFEKGDYKDSSDFGAQHPQIQSVRRIRDMQWHQRGAYHPTN encoded by the exons atgctgcagcaggaccATCACCTGGGCTCCTCCACAAGCCTGGAGAG ACAGTGGACAACCCAGCTGATGATGGCTTCCGAGCACCAGATGCCAGCCTccaagcagcagcaagcaggcTCCAAG ATTGCAATCTTTGAGCAGGAGAACTTCCAGGGTCGGTGCCATGAGCTGAGTGGGGCCTGCCCCAACCTGAAGGAAGCTGGAGTGGAGAAAGTGGGCTCCATCCTCGTGCATTCTGGACC CTGGGTGGGCTACGAGCAGGCAAGCTGCAAAGGGGAGCAGTTTGTGTTTGAGAAGGGGGAATACCCCCGCTGGGACTCCTGGACCAACAGCCGGAGAAGCGACAGCATCACTTCCCTGAGACCCATCAAAGTGGTGAGAGCACCCAGACAGCCACTACCCACCCGCCAGACCAAG gacagccaggagcACAAGATCGTGCTGTACGAAAACCCCAGCTTCACCGGCAAGAAGATCGAGATCATCGACGACGATGTCCCCAGCTTCCACGCACACGGCTACCAGGAGAAGGTCTCATCCGTGCGGGTGCAGAGCGGCAC GTGGGTGGGCTACCAGTACCCCGGCTACCGGGGCTACCAGTACCTGTTTGAGAAGGGGGACTACAAGGACAGCTCAGACTTcggggctcagcacccccagatccAGTCGGTCAGGCGCATTCGGGACATGCAGTGGCACCAGCGCGGCGCCTACCACCCCACCAACTAG
- the CRYBB3 gene encoding beta-crystallin B3 isoform X3 has translation MPYVITIYELENFQGKKCELTEELPNITEKELEKVGSIQVESGPWLGFERQAFSGEQFVLEKGDYPRWDSWSNSHNSDSLMSIRPLQIDSPEHKIHLFENAGYTGRKMEIVDDDVPSLWAHGFQDRVASVRALNGTWVGYEYPGYRGRQHVFEKGEYRHWNEWDANHPLLQSLRRVRDQQWHQRGCFQNS, from the exons ATGCCTTATGTG ATCACCATCTATGAGCTGGAGAACTTCCAGGGGAAGAAGTGTGAGCTGACTGAGGAGCTCCCCAACATCActgagaaggagctggagaaggtggGCTCCATCCAGGTGGAGTCTGGCCC GTGGTTGGGATTCGAGAGGCAAGCATTCTCTGGGGAGCAGTTTGTGCTGGAGAAGGGGGATTACCCACGCTGGGACTCCTGGTCCAACAGCCACAACAGTGACAGCCTGATGTCCATCCGGCCCCTCCAGATC gACAGCCCCGAGCACAAGATTCACCTCTTTGAGAACGCGGGCTACACCGGGAGGAAGATGGAGATCGTGGATGATGATGTCCCCAGCCTCTGGGCTCATGGCTTCCAGGACCGTGTGGCCAGTGTCAGGGCCCTGAATGGAAC GTGGGTGGGCTACGAGTACCCGGGGTACCGGGGCCGGCAGCACGTCTTTGAGAAGGGGGAGTACCGGCACTGGAACGAGTGGGACGCCAACCACCCCCTCCTGCAGTCCCTGCGCCGGGTGCGGGACCAGCAGTGGCACCAGCGGGGATGCTTCCAGAACAGCTGA
- the KIAA1671 gene encoding uncharacterized protein KIAA1671 homolog isoform X6, translating into MTYSLWAALIHRIDQLKQCFSRQPPGAKDTDTLVQEPDSHYGTWSQQRHSGDSFVPESPSSENDGISTRKQPPNSHPSSLSSQTEPASLVDHHDFSKDQRSTSLDRSSTDMDSTDGTDLPPPGDTYPEEKATDFSFIDQTTVLDSSALKNRVQLSKKRRRRAPGPTSLRRSRGLELENRFSLTEEPDSTWMFKDSTEEKKTMQQEDSEEEEKSQHTARSPAVQAQRLPLFPGMDHSALKAQLRKRQESESAGDVGSAQQFKSPKAALQLGPAGGRVLPSSVEKEERSEEKSPQWLKELKSKKRQSHYENQL; encoded by the exons GACCAGCTGAAGCAGTGCTTCTCCAGGCAGCCCCCGGGTGCCAAGGACACAGACACTTTGGTGCAGGAGCCCGACAGCCACTACGGCACCTGGAGCCAGCAGCGGCACAGCGGGGACAG CTTTGTGCCTGAGTCTCCCTCCTCAGAAAACGATGGCATTTCCACAAGGAAGCAGCCTCCCAACAGCCACCcatcctccctctcctcccaaaCAGAACCTGCATCCCTGGTTGATCATCATGACTTCTCCAAAGACCAAAGGAGCACAAGTTTGGACCGTTCCAGCACTGACATGGACTCTACTGATGGGACTGATTTACCTCCTCCAGGAGACACTTACCCTGAGGAGAAAGCCACTGATTTCTCTTTCATTGAT caaACCACAGTGCTGGACTCCAGTGCCCTGAAGAACCGCGTGCAGCTCAGCAAGAAGAGGAGGCGCAGGGCTCCGGGTCCCACCTCGCTGAGAAGGAgcagggggctggagctggagaacaGATTCTCCTTGACAGAAGAGCCAGATAGCACCTGGATGTTCAAAGATTCCACAG aagagaagaaaactaTGCAACAGGAGGattctgaggaggaggagaagagccAGCACACTGCCAGGTCACCTGCTGTGCAGGCTCAGAGGCTGCCCCTGTTCCCAGGCATGGACCACTCTGCTCTCAAG GCCCAGCTCCGGAAAAGACAAGAGTCTGAGAGTGCTGGGGATGTGGGTTCTGCTCAGCAGTTCAAGTCCCCCaaggcagccctgcagctgggtcCTGCTGGTGGCAGAGTGCTGCCCTCCAGtgtggagaaggaggaaag gtcagaagaaaaatctcctcAGTGGCTGAAGGAGCTGAAATCAAAGAAGAGACAGAGCCATTATGAGAATCAGCTTTGA